DNA from Pseudomonas putida:
TTCTCGGCCGCGCCCTGGGCATTGCCCATCTGCGACAGGTTGACCCCACCGATGCTCGGCAGCTTGTCCATCAGGCCGCCCAGGCCGCCCATGTTCTTCATCTGCTGCAGTTGGTCGCGGAAGTCTTCAAGGTCGAAGCCCTTGCCCTTCTTGAGCTTCTTGGCGAGCTTGTCGGCCTTGGCCTTGTCGATGTTCTGCTCGGCCTGCTCGATCAGGCTGAGCACGTCACCCATGCCCAGAATGCGCGAGGCGATGCGGTCTGGGTGGAAGGGCTCGAGCGCTTCGGTCTTCTCGCCCATACCGATGAACTTGATCGGCTTGCCGGTAATGGCGCGAACCGACAGGGCAGCACCGCCACGGGCATCACCGTCGACCTTGGTCAGCACCACGCCGGTCAGCGGCAGGGCGTCGCCGAAGGCCTTGGCGGTGTTGGCAGCGTCCTGACCGGTCATGGCGTCGACCACGAACAGCGTCTCGACCGGCTTGACCGCGGCGTGCAGCGCCTTGATCTCGTCCATCATATCGGCATCGATGTGCAGACGACCGGCGGTGTCGACGATGACCACGTCGATGTATTTGAGCTTGGCTTCGCGGATCGCTGCTTCAGCGATGGCCACAGGCTTCTGGCTGATGTCGGACGGGAAGAAGGTCACGCCGATATCATTGGCCAGGGTTTCGAGCTGTTTGATCGCCGCCGGACGATAGACGTCGGCCGACACCACCATCACGCTCTTTTTCTTGCGCTCCTTAAGGAAGCGCGCCAGCTTGCCGGCGGTCGTGGTCTTACCTGCACCCTGCAAGCCCGCCATCAGCACCACAGCCGGTGGCGCGGCATTGAGCGCCAGGTCTTCGTTGGCCGCGCCCATCAGCCCTTCGAGCTCGGCCTGGACGATCTTCACGAACGCCTGGCCCGGGGTCAGGCTGCGCGACACCTCAGTGCCGACCGCACGTTCCTTGACGCTGTTGACGAAATCCTTGACCACCGGCAGGGCGACGTCGGCCTCGAGCAGGGCCATGCGCACTTCGCGCAACGTATCCTTGATGTTGTCTTCGGTCAGCTTGGCCTTGCCGGTGACATGGCGCAGCGTCTGTGACAAGCGGTCGGTCAGGTTTTCGAACATGGTGATCCTTTCAGGCCCTAATAAAGCCGAGGTTTTTCAGGCACCCAGGTGAAGATGTACACGCCCCGGGCACAACAAGGCGGCGATTATAGCGAAGAGCGAGGGCTGCGCACACCTTGGTGCTGACCACCGGGGGGATGCTTGGTCTATTGGCGGGTACACCACGCTCATCAGGATCACCGCCAGGCCTGTGGGACCGGGTTTACTCGCGAATGGGCCCGTACACTCAATCGAGGCTGTTACGTCAACAGATCTGCCCACGGGTCAGGTCCTACTGCTCTGCAGTCTTCCTAGAGCTGCGGGATCTAT
Protein-coding regions in this window:
- the ffh gene encoding signal recognition particle protein; the encoded protein is MFENLTDRLSQTLRHVTGKAKLTEDNIKDTLREVRMALLEADVALPVVKDFVNSVKERAVGTEVSRSLTPGQAFVKIVQAELEGLMGAANEDLALNAAPPAVVLMAGLQGAGKTTTAGKLARFLKERKKKSVMVVSADVYRPAAIKQLETLANDIGVTFFPSDISQKPVAIAEAAIREAKLKYIDVVIVDTAGRLHIDADMMDEIKALHAAVKPVETLFVVDAMTGQDAANTAKAFGDALPLTGVVLTKVDGDARGGAALSVRAITGKPIKFIGMGEKTEALEPFHPDRIASRILGMGDVLSLIEQAEQNIDKAKADKLAKKLKKGKGFDLEDFRDQLQQMKNMGGLGGLMDKLPSIGGVNLSQMGNAQGAAEKQFKQMEAIIDSMTPAERRDPEIISGSRKRRIALGSGTQVQDVGRLIKQHKQMQKMMKKFSAKGGMAKMMRGLGGMLPGGGMPKI